A segment of the Plectropomus leopardus isolate mb unplaced genomic scaffold, YSFRI_Pleo_2.0 unplaced_scaffold25913, whole genome shotgun sequence genome:
ATTaccatttatttgtcattttattgcaCTATTTTTAGTTTGGATTTGTGTCAAGCTTTGTTATTAGCCCCTGGCGTTGCATGTTTGTATGGTTATtcgtttattattatttttgtcccttttttacATCGAATGTgtgccttttatttatttatttatttattgttttcttgcaaaacaagtttaattttataaaaaagataTGCCTTTCACAACCTTTGAGCCCTGcgatttcttttcttcaataaaggcaaaaagctaTTTGGTAgtaaatattccacaaattgcaagacaatAAATGGGtttggaaaatgattttaaaaatccaggGGAAAATCtcaagggaaaaagaaaaagagcaaggGATAAACTATATTTAATATGATCCTAATTActtattaaaaatgatatttcaaaattattattttcagcattttccaggtcttttccttgctttttttcattttctttttccccttttctttttctcttttcttttctagtttgctatttttcaggtaattttctactattcattaatttcttgctaatttttctgCCGTTCCCCCTTTCGTTCCTCATTGCTTTaacctcatgtttttgaaaaaattcaagctactttttcatgtttcaaagggttaaaggaagacaaaaaaaaaagaaattttcaattgttttatttttattcggtaacattttaagttttcattTCGAACTGTAAGTCCACACGTCTGATCCTCAGTGTTGAGCCGGGGAGCAGGGAACAGCGTCAGTCACCGGCTGACATCTCTCCACGATGGCGTTGATCTCGCCGACGGTCACGCCATCGTAGATGCCGGTGATGTATGTCCAGTGGGTGTCTCCGTTGTGATTGGTCCTGGACAGCCTGCCGGTGAAGGGGATGTCGGCCGTCATCTTCCTGCCGTCCATCCTCACGGCGCAGGAGTGGTTGGGAGGGACCAGCAGCTCCACGGAGACGGCGTGGCTGATGGACTCCGTCATGCTGGTTCCCTCGGAGAAGGTCACCGTCTGCTCCTTGGTGAAGTCCACGGTCCCCGGGCTGAGGACGGGCACTTTGGCCTTCATGGTTGAGATGGAGCCGTTGCGGGTCTCTCTTCCGATGTCCCAGGTCTTCTCCACTGTACTCGTCTTCTCCAGTCTCACCGTCTTCTCCACGCTCTTGCACTCCAGGTTGGTGACTTTGGCGAGCTGCAGCGCCTCCGGAGGATGTTGGAACAGCTCCATCTCGTCAATGAGGTACTCCACGTGCGAGATGTGCTGGCTGTAGCTGTCTCGGTTGATGGCGAGGACCTGGTAGTCCTTGTACCAGTACTCATCACCCTCCCAGGGCAGGAAGAAGGCCTCGTGTCGGGTGACCACTTTGCCAAGACCGTACTTGTTTTTGCCCACGTAGATGTCGGAGTTGGGGCAGGTTTTGATGGCGTAACCAGGGACGGACCCGTACGAATCTTCAACCCACTGCAGGAACTCAAAGTGGTCCACGTTGACCAGCACTTCAAACTTTGAAGACGCGTACTCCCTGTCGGCGTACGGGTACTGGCAGAAGCTCCCTTTGCTGGGAGTGTAGAAGCCGGCCTCGCAGTTGACTTTGCACACGTAGTCGGTGCGTTCGGTGTAGCCGTTGAAGATGGCGACGGCGCCGTTTGGGAGCGAGCCGTTCCACTTCATCCACTTGAGATTGGTGTGTTCACCAAACATGGGGAGGGAGTGCGAAGTCGTCTCGGTTTCTGGGGTGTCTCTGGTTTGAGGAGGTTTGGTGACTTCTCGGGAGGGGACGACATCTTGCAGCGAGGGGTTAAGCCAGGGTtctggaaaacaaagaaactgatgCTAGATTTTGGTCTAAAATATTTTCGGATAAAGTTCATAGACTCTGAACATTTagagcagagatactcaacatgttttgatatgggaccatttttgtaaaatgacaggaggccatgggccaggattttgggacatttctaaggttttcggaaatttctaaaattttagagTATTTCGAGGgctttaggatttttctaggatgtTTATACGATTTCGGAtttcagatttaaggacatttcttagactttgagacattttgaggatttcaggacatttccaggattttggacATTAGGGACC
Coding sequences within it:
- the LOC121966793 gene encoding natterin-3-like; protein product: AASLQEEPVEMRRRVAVVLVMLQLCSPALQSDPLLYVSQLQDGQQQPSKPWLNPSLQDVVPSREVTKPPQTRDTPETETTSHSLPMFGEHTNLKWMKWNGSLPNGAVAIFNGYTERTDYVCKVNCEAGFYTPSKGSFCQYPYADREYASSKFEVLVNVDHFEFLQWVEDSYGSVPGYAIKTCPNSDIYVGKNKYGLGKVVTRHEAFFLPWEGDEYWYKDYQVLAINRDSYSQHISHVEYLIDEMELFQHPPEALQLAKVTNLECKSVEKTVRLEKTSTVEKTWDIGRETRNGSISTMKAKVPVLSPGTVDFTKEQTVTFSEGTSMTESISHAVSVELLVPPNHSCAVRMDGRKMTADIPFTGRLSRTNHNGDTHWTYITGIYDGVTVGEINAIVERCQPVTDAVPCSPAQH